A region from the Aquimarina sp. ERC-38 genome encodes:
- a CDS encoding T9SS type A sorting domain-containing protein encodes MKKVTLIYFLLINFIGFSQSITWNNPVTSAAPGQTLSMDISYDANPEDLFYVLFEIREVDDTFAIVNSYNTTFPVNETNGPEPNQQSNITFDYELDASIPASSTLPPGNQYLIIVAMSLNNDAIFRNDNRSINIDPTLSTGDFGTKENFSAFYPNPVKDVLYFTDNVKSQEYRILDLSGRVVKSENASTTLNVAELNAGTYFIETENGIGKFLKY; translated from the coding sequence ATGAAAAAAGTTACGTTAATTTATTTTTTACTTATCAATTTTATTGGATTTTCTCAATCCATTACTTGGAATAATCCGGTAACTTCAGCTGCACCTGGTCAAACACTTAGCATGGATATATCCTACGATGCTAATCCGGAAGATCTTTTTTATGTTCTTTTTGAAATTAGAGAAGTAGATGATACGTTCGCTATTGTAAACAGTTATAATACTACTTTCCCTGTTAATGAAACCAACGGTCCGGAACCAAATCAACAGAGTAATATTACTTTTGATTATGAATTAGATGCTTCCATCCCCGCTTCTTCCACATTGCCTCCGGGAAATCAATATTTAATCATTGTTGCAATGTCATTAAATAATGATGCTATATTCCGGAATGATAATAGGTCTATCAATATTGATCCTACTCTTTCAACTGGTGATTTTGGTACTAAAGAAAATTTCTCTGCCTTTTATCCCAATCCGGTTAAAGATGTATTATACTTTACAGATAATGTGAAATCCCAGGAATATAGGATTTTGGATTTATCCGGTAGAGTGGTAAAGTCTGAAAATGCTAGTACTACATTAAATGTAGCGGAATTGAATGCAGGTACCTACTTTATAGAAACAGAAAATGGAATCGGAAAATTCCTTAAATACTAA
- a CDS encoding SusC/RagA family TonB-linked outer membrane protein, with the protein MKNKIATIANKNHWLLICVLMLVSISTKAQEEFNLSGTITDEGNMPLLGVNILVQGTSKGAVSDFDGNYTINVSKGETLVFSSVGFVSQSVVVGDATTVDIVMAEDSQELDQVVVIGYGTQRKIEVTGAVNTISAEIISKAPVSDVAESLQGQVAGVNIQASNGRPGEEANIQIRGVGSLSPGSLGPLFVVDGIPYQRNPNIAPEQIESIDILKDGASAAVYGVRAANGVILITTKKGKRGKLSIDYATYTAVQNITSGVPLLNTSEQLFSDQLLLDSDNLDNNIFFLNPNALDFDSDFVGDVQNDNALIKNHNLNISGGVGDLTLNINATYFDQEGVLINSGFNRLSTRVTGQYTKDRLKIFTSLGITDELRQQEPFALLEQAVSQRPFQPPIADVQPVNGIVNLGVGTGQPELLSFLTRLLNNEDNRTIKSTNVAFSLDYEILEGLNYKVNLGRNSFDFRRKSFQPQYLLFNFRGEFAPGASREDAILQESFIFSQRNTIENSLNYYFDIGKHNIQLLALSSFEQFENKTLSTGVIGLASNDTDVLSQGEEPINPTGFESENRLSGLLGRIQYNFDDRYLLSASIRRDGSSNFGPDNRFKTFYGVSAGWNISEEPFFRNANIDFIQNFKLRGSIAEVGNQTIAGNNPTPYVPIIESGVNFLFGPDEDLAFGQIGRRIIDPDIQWETKISRNVGLDLSLFNNQITFTADYYINNREDLLLEERLPPSAGTNAPRDPSFSSRIINAGNLTNEGIELSLSYKGQTNFGLEWNIAGTFTRNVNEVTDLNGTSRGFSGGIPLFTTGNVDNTTFLAEGFEAGAFFLLENNGVIKTQEQLQEYQQLVPNARLGDIAYVDQVNVDTDGDGIADATDGVITDDDRVYAGSGQAEFEAGLNINLNYKGFDLFVQNYFSYGAEVYNGARLLAYRLGRHQEQLGQWTPQNPNSDIPARRAGANENTRARSDYFLEDGTYLRIRNITLGYTIPNKSLPDFFTKARVYAAAQNPFTFTEYTGFDPEIGGDGIFTRGVDRITYPVSRRILLGVQLSF; encoded by the coding sequence ATGAAAAACAAAATAGCAACTATTGCCAACAAAAACCATTGGCTTTTAATTTGTGTTTTAATGTTAGTTTCCATTAGCACAAAAGCCCAGGAAGAATTTAACCTTTCAGGAACTATCACGGATGAAGGTAATATGCCTTTATTAGGAGTAAACATTTTAGTACAAGGTACTAGTAAAGGTGCAGTTTCCGATTTTGATGGAAACTATACTATTAATGTGTCAAAAGGAGAAACTCTTGTTTTTTCTTCTGTAGGTTTTGTAAGTCAATCCGTCGTAGTAGGAGATGCTACTACAGTAGATATTGTCATGGCCGAAGATAGTCAGGAATTAGACCAGGTTGTCGTAATTGGATATGGTACCCAGCGAAAAATCGAAGTTACTGGTGCTGTTAACACGATAAGTGCAGAAATTATTTCAAAAGCTCCGGTATCTGATGTAGCAGAATCCCTACAGGGACAGGTAGCAGGAGTAAATATTCAGGCTAGTAATGGTAGACCGGGAGAAGAGGCAAACATACAAATACGGGGTGTAGGATCTTTAAGTCCTGGTTCTTTAGGACCACTATTTGTTGTAGATGGAATTCCATATCAAAGAAATCCAAACATTGCCCCCGAACAAATTGAATCTATTGATATATTAAAGGATGGAGCTTCTGCTGCAGTGTATGGGGTAAGAGCAGCTAACGGGGTAATTCTTATTACCACTAAAAAAGGAAAAAGAGGTAAACTAAGTATTGACTACGCTACCTATACTGCGGTTCAAAATATTACTTCCGGAGTTCCTTTATTAAACACCAGTGAGCAGTTATTTTCCGATCAGTTACTACTTGATTCGGATAATCTAGATAATAATATCTTTTTCTTAAATCCCAACGCACTTGATTTTGATAGTGATTTTGTAGGAGACGTACAAAATGATAATGCTCTGATCAAAAACCACAACTTAAACATATCCGGAGGTGTAGGTGATTTAACTTTAAATATTAATGCTACGTATTTTGATCAGGAAGGTGTTTTGATTAATTCCGGATTTAACCGATTAAGTACAAGGGTTACCGGACAGTATACAAAGGATAGATTGAAAATATTTACGAGTCTTGGTATTACAGATGAACTTAGACAGCAAGAACCCTTTGCACTTTTGGAACAAGCAGTTTCACAAAGACCATTTCAACCTCCGATCGCAGATGTACAGCCGGTGAATGGTATCGTTAATTTAGGAGTAGGAACCGGACAACCGGAGTTACTAAGTTTCTTAACCAGACTTCTTAATAATGAAGATAACAGAACAATAAAAAGTACAAATGTCGCTTTTAGTCTGGACTATGAAATTCTTGAGGGTTTAAATTATAAAGTTAACCTGGGTAGAAACTCTTTTGACTTTAGAAGAAAATCTTTTCAGCCTCAATATTTACTTTTTAATTTTAGAGGAGAGTTTGCACCTGGTGCTTCAAGAGAAGATGCTATACTACAGGAGAGTTTTATTTTTAGTCAAAGAAATACTATTGAAAATTCTTTAAATTACTATTTCGATATCGGAAAACATAATATTCAGTTACTGGCATTGTCATCATTTGAACAATTTGAGAATAAAACTTTAAGTACTGGAGTTATCGGATTGGCCAGTAATGATACGGATGTATTAAGTCAGGGAGAAGAACCAATTAATCCTACCGGATTTGAAAGTGAAAACAGATTAAGTGGTTTATTAGGTCGAATTCAGTATAACTTTGACGACAGATACCTTTTATCCGCAAGTATCAGAAGGGATGGATCTTCTAATTTTGGACCTGATAACCGATTTAAAACATTCTACGGAGTTTCTGCAGGATGGAATATAAGTGAAGAACCTTTCTTCCGAAATGCTAATATCGATTTTATACAAAACTTCAAATTAAGAGGAAGTATTGCAGAAGTAGGTAATCAAACTATAGCAGGAAACAACCCTACTCCATATGTACCTATCATCGAATCGGGTGTTAACTTCTTGTTTGGTCCGGATGAAGATTTAGCCTTTGGACAAATCGGAAGACGGATTATTGACCCGGATATCCAGTGGGAAACCAAAATTTCAAGAAACGTAGGTTTGGATTTATCCTTATTTAATAATCAGATTACGTTTACTGCAGATTACTACATAAACAATAGAGAAGATCTTTTGCTAGAAGAAAGACTTCCCCCTTCTGCTGGAACAAATGCTCCTCGAGATCCTTCTTTTAGTAGTAGAATTATCAATGCAGGAAATTTAACAAATGAAGGAATAGAATTATCTCTATCTTATAAAGGTCAAACTAATTTTGGCTTAGAATGGAATATTGCAGGTACATTTACTAGAAATGTTAATGAAGTTACCGATCTCAACGGAACCAGTAGAGGTTTCTCAGGAGGTATTCCTTTATTTACCACCGGAAATGTGGATAATACTACGTTCCTGGCAGAAGGATTTGAGGCTGGTGCCTTCTTTTTACTTGAAAATAATGGGGTAATCAAAACACAAGAACAATTACAGGAATACCAGCAGCTTGTGCCTAATGCAAGATTGGGAGATATTGCATATGTTGATCAGGTTAATGTAGATACTGATGGTGACGGCATTGCAGATGCTACGGATGGTGTTATTACGGATGATGATCGAGTATACGCTGGTTCCGGACAAGCAGAATTCGAAGCTGGTTTAAATATAAATTTAAATTATAAAGGTTTTGATTTATTCGTTCAAAATTACTTTTCTTATGGTGCTGAAGTATATAACGGAGCTAGACTACTTGCCTATAGATTAGGTAGGCATCAGGAACAATTAGGGCAATGGACCCCTCAGAATCCTAATTCGGATATTCCGGCTAGAAGAGCAGGAGCCAATGAGAATACGAGAGCGAGATCAGATTACTTCTTAGAAGACGGAACGTATTTAAGAATTAGAAACATTACCTTAGGATATACTATTCCTAACAAGAGTTTACCTGACTTCTTTACAAAAGCCAGAGTATATGCAGCTGCTCAAAACCCATTTACTTTTACTGAGTATACTGGTTTTGACCCGGAAATAGGTGGAGATGGAATTTTTACAAGAGGAGTAGATCGAATAACATATCCTGTTTCCAGAAGAATTTTATTAGGTGTTCAACTTAGTTTTTAA
- a CDS encoding RagB/SusD family nutrient uptake outer membrane protein, with protein sequence MKIKKRLHVHITFLLSILVLTSCDLDVENINSVDNGTFWRTENDFERALNTVYGALQFQSISGSGLAFEMLLGDEAGTESFYRQIVFSNLTFGDATEQVVDKWNELYIGIFRANQVLAQIPLNPEAFDNAENAVSIEAQARFFRAFYYFQLIHTYGQAVIRTEVPETSDQISAPLSNIEEVTNQIIIPDLQFAKENLPRTWPESDLGRVTWGAATSLLGKSYLYTQQWSQAATQLKEVIDSNIYRLAPNNLDNFSHLTEFNSESILETPYNIDINPGVRGEIVDNNNNETGAEASAIARSIAQLNFAGFNVVLPTYYLHELFVRDSVDVDNPVNDDNMQSKRMGASIVPIDGDGLYYGLPIGERPGWVFGQSSYAKKYSNWYHLESEDGLFRSEINYRHIRLADVYLMYAEAVLEANGDVDTAIEFIDLVRRRAGVITLRDYIDTNGTFPAFHISKQVNGGVETQVTPSVESVRTHLRRVERPLELCLEGHRWKDLVRWGIAGDVISELNADEEWRLKNQDGILDVNAIDGQMGSGAGVAPLFIRGKIRQDFAQASKNYSPELHNYLPIPAAELQTNDEVGN encoded by the coding sequence ATGAAGATTAAAAAAAGATTACATGTTCACATTACTTTTTTGCTCAGCATTTTAGTACTCACAAGTTGTGACTTAGATGTGGAAAATATTAACTCCGTAGATAACGGCACCTTTTGGAGAACTGAAAATGATTTTGAAAGGGCGTTAAATACCGTATATGGTGCGCTTCAGTTTCAAAGTATTAGTGGAAGCGGACTTGCTTTTGAAATGTTACTTGGAGATGAAGCTGGTACTGAAAGCTTTTATCGACAAATTGTTTTTTCTAATTTAACCTTTGGAGATGCTACCGAACAAGTAGTAGATAAATGGAATGAATTATACATAGGAATATTTAGAGCGAATCAAGTACTTGCGCAAATTCCGCTTAATCCTGAAGCCTTTGACAATGCTGAAAATGCTGTTTCTATTGAAGCTCAAGCACGTTTTTTCCGAGCTTTTTACTACTTCCAATTGATTCATACGTACGGACAAGCCGTTATTAGAACAGAAGTACCTGAAACATCAGATCAAATATCAGCTCCTTTAAGCAATATAGAAGAAGTAACGAATCAAATAATTATTCCTGACCTTCAGTTTGCAAAAGAAAATTTACCACGAACCTGGCCGGAGAGTGATTTGGGAAGAGTAACCTGGGGTGCGGCAACTTCATTACTCGGTAAATCTTATTTGTACACACAACAGTGGTCTCAGGCTGCCACGCAATTAAAAGAAGTGATAGATTCTAATATTTATAGATTGGCTCCTAACAACTTGGATAACTTTTCTCATTTAACGGAATTTAATTCAGAATCTATCTTGGAAACTCCTTATAATATAGATATTAATCCAGGAGTTAGAGGTGAGATAGTTGATAATAATAATAATGAAACCGGAGCTGAGGCTAGTGCTATTGCAAGATCTATAGCGCAATTAAATTTTGCAGGTTTTAATGTAGTGTTACCTACCTACTACCTTCATGAACTTTTTGTAAGGGATTCAGTTGATGTTGATAACCCGGTTAATGATGATAATATGCAGTCAAAAAGAATGGGTGCCAGTATTGTCCCTATAGACGGGGATGGTTTATATTACGGATTACCTATAGGTGAAAGACCCGGTTGGGTTTTCGGACAAAGTTCATATGCCAAAAAATATTCTAATTGGTATCATTTAGAAAGCGAAGATGGTCTTTTTCGTTCTGAAATAAACTACCGTCATATACGACTGGCAGATGTTTACTTAATGTATGCAGAAGCAGTTTTGGAAGCTAACGGGGATGTGGATACTGCTATTGAGTTTATAGATTTAGTGCGAAGAAGAGCCGGAGTAATTACCTTAAGAGATTACATTGATACCAACGGAACCTTTCCTGCATTTCATATAAGCAAACAAGTAAATGGTGGTGTAGAAACCCAGGTAACCCCTTCTGTTGAGTCCGTAAGAACACATTTGCGACGAGTAGAACGGCCATTGGAACTTTGTTTGGAAGGACATCGCTGGAAAGATTTAGTACGATGGGGTATTGCAGGGGATGTTATTAGTGAACTAAACGCTGATGAAGAGTGGAGATTAAAAAATCAGGATGGTATTTTAGATGTGAATGCTATTGATGGTCAAATGGGCTCAGGTGCCGGTGTAGCACCTTTATTTATAAGAGGAAAAATCCGTCAGGATTTTGCGCAGGCAAGTAAAAATTATAGTCCGGAATTACATAATTACTTACCTATACCGGCAGCAGAACTACAAACAAATGATGAAGTTGGAAATTAA
- a CDS encoding T9SS type A sorting domain-containing protein, which translates to MKKKQMKLKNTIRSIAITMLVFSFSELQAQVNVDINFDVNHTLDVITSFDREKFITCHSDPSDNDFNGELDKLDYLINDLDVYFGRETGRMRFQVNQVIEDPARPGFASPSDMTRRGNQSRNNYARNTSRHAYEKGNLMTAAQDVPFYPNGNNATSRGWVFSQTDTPSEPFGTATGEYMGRFLRDYHGTGGATGDVKPLWVEVMNEPVWPLVDVNLHGGGTIENIFKMHNSVADEIKRFSPDTKVGGFTTAFPEFEKNGRQENAIFGQWEERWKRFIDEAGPKMDFYSIHLYDFPGIRGGLEQYRKGGNMEATMDMIEHYNTIVYGDVKPWVISEYASQLHDWFNQPWSAFRDWLFLKAQSSMLMQFMERANVIEKTIPFTVMKAEWGFGNFSNNGFPYYWRMMRRANEPNDYSGDWIWTEYIKFYELWSDVKGVRVDTRSTDPDLMVDAYVNNNKAYLILNNIDETNLNVNLNEFGLNGNVVSEVKIKHLYLGLDNTPKLDTVILSEIPDDVTVNKESCMIVEYTFNTPVVVNESSTEVKTYAMTYKQPIVANTAISFTISNISKGSFGEGILRLGIGREKNRVRIPVVSVNGNAVIVSSDYRGDDQKDRNRFFGMLEIPVSNNVLNNGNNIINVTFPDNGGFVSSCALQIFEFSKNIVRTSNNVQRDRSITFNNRTSFNRNGSSDPLVEFGQVMDINVTYKTGITGGTEEDLTYIATQVRQVDGSGNTVNNSAFTSSIPGTADNTGTFTYQYTVPDKFSDDTDIPSFNDLPSGHRLLLLIFMSVDGDSNFANANDTIIITDNVLSVEEVTDINTTIQLYPNPALDNVYLKGDFDTWQLFSATGALLLNGKDQNIDTSNLASGLYFINFDNTKQSIKFVKY; encoded by the coding sequence ATGAAAAAGAAACAAATGAAATTAAAAAATACCATAAGGTCAATTGCTATTACAATGCTAGTCTTTAGTTTTAGTGAACTACAGGCACAGGTGAATGTTGATATTAATTTCGATGTAAATCATACTTTAGACGTAATTACCTCCTTTGATAGAGAAAAATTTATTACCTGCCATTCCGATCCAAGTGACAATGATTTTAACGGAGAGTTAGACAAACTGGATTATCTGATTAATGATCTGGATGTGTATTTCGGAAGAGAAACCGGTCGGATGCGTTTTCAGGTAAATCAGGTAATAGAAGATCCCGCACGACCTGGGTTTGCAAGTCCTAGTGATATGACACGAAGAGGGAATCAATCCCGAAATAATTATGCCCGTAATACAAGTCGGCATGCTTATGAAAAAGGTAATCTAATGACTGCTGCTCAAGATGTTCCTTTTTATCCTAATGGAAATAATGCCACTAGTAGAGGTTGGGTTTTTTCTCAGACGGATACACCTTCTGAACCTTTTGGTACAGCTACAGGAGAGTATATGGGAAGATTTCTTAGAGATTACCACGGTACGGGTGGGGCAACAGGTGATGTTAAACCGCTCTGGGTAGAAGTGATGAATGAACCGGTTTGGCCATTGGTAGATGTTAATTTACATGGGGGAGGTACTATCGAGAATATCTTTAAAATGCATAATTCCGTAGCAGATGAGATTAAGAGATTTTCTCCGGATACCAAAGTGGGTGGTTTTACTACTGCTTTTCCGGAATTTGAAAAAAACGGACGCCAGGAAAATGCTATATTCGGACAATGGGAAGAGCGATGGAAACGTTTTATTGATGAAGCAGGACCAAAAATGGACTTTTACTCTATTCATTTATATGATTTTCCCGGAATTAGAGGCGGATTGGAACAGTATCGTAAAGGAGGTAATATGGAAGCCACGATGGATATGATTGAACATTATAATACGATAGTATATGGTGATGTCAAACCATGGGTTATATCTGAATATGCATCACAACTACACGATTGGTTTAACCAGCCTTGGTCTGCATTTAGAGATTGGCTTTTTCTTAAAGCGCAATCTTCTATGCTTATGCAATTTATGGAACGAGCTAATGTTATAGAAAAAACCATTCCTTTTACCGTGATGAAAGCAGAATGGGGCTTTGGTAATTTTAGTAATAATGGATTTCCTTATTACTGGCGTATGATGCGAAGAGCAAATGAACCTAATGACTATAGCGGAGATTGGATATGGACAGAATATATTAAATTTTATGAACTATGGTCAGATGTTAAGGGAGTTAGAGTGGATACCCGAAGTACAGATCCGGACCTTATGGTAGATGCCTACGTAAATAATAACAAAGCTTATCTTATTTTAAATAATATTGATGAAACCAATCTTAATGTTAATCTGAATGAATTTGGATTAAATGGAAATGTAGTGAGCGAAGTAAAAATAAAGCATTTGTATCTGGGTTTGGATAATACTCCCAAATTAGATACCGTTATATTATCAGAAATTCCGGACGACGTTACGGTAAATAAAGAAAGCTGTATGATTGTAGAGTATACATTCAATACCCCGGTCGTTGTTAATGAATCGTCTACTGAGGTCAAAACCTATGCAATGACCTATAAGCAACCTATTGTTGCTAATACAGCTATTAGCTTTACCATTTCAAATATTTCTAAAGGAAGTTTTGGAGAAGGTATTTTACGTCTGGGAATCGGAAGGGAAAAGAACAGGGTTAGAATACCCGTAGTTTCTGTAAATGGTAACGCAGTTATCGTATCATCAGATTACAGAGGGGATGATCAGAAAGATAGGAATAGATTTTTCGGAATGTTAGAAATTCCGGTTTCTAATAACGTATTAAATAATGGAAATAATATCATTAATGTGACATTTCCGGATAATGGAGGTTTTGTAAGTAGTTGCGCATTACAAATTTTTGAATTTTCTAAAAATATTGTAAGGACTAGTAATAATGTACAAAGGGATAGGTCTATTACATTCAACAACCGAACGTCTTTTAATAGGAATGGTTCTTCGGATCCTCTTGTTGAATTTGGACAGGTAATGGATATCAACGTAACTTATAAAACGGGTATTACCGGAGGAACGGAAGAAGATTTAACTTATATAGCAACTCAGGTAAGACAGGTAGATGGCTCAGGCAATACGGTTAATAATAGTGCTTTTACATCTTCCATTCCCGGTACTGCAGATAATACAGGTACTTTTACCTATCAGTACACTGTTCCGGATAAATTTAGTGATGATACGGATATTCCTTCCTTCAATGATCTACCTTCGGGACATAGACTTCTATTGTTAATTTTTATGTCGGTAGACGGAGATAGTAATTTTGCTAATGCTAACGACACCATTATAATTACTGATAACGTATTATCAGTAGAAGAAGTCACTGATATCAATACTACTATACAACTGTATCCGAACCCTGCTTTGGATAATGTGTATCTTAAGGGTGATTTTGATACTTGGCAATTATTTTCTGCCACGGGTGCATTATTGCTAAATGGTAAGGATCAGAACATAGATACTTCAAATCTGGCATCAGGACTTTATTTTATTAATTTTGATAATACCAAGCAGTCTATTAAGTTCGTAAAGTATTAA
- a CDS encoding Ig-like domain-containing protein, whose protein sequence is MFTKNLIYSIILSMSLSVTGCGSDDPESKDNQTDNQPVAKGDVLIVEEDSTSGEANRVNVSENDDLGMNGGGDDNYAKATNPLHGNITEISDGVFEYIPNYNYDGEDSFLYTINDSKGNEAVAKVDIIVNPYIPTKEDFNNIDPDLPSFVSIDNTTPLDKKWTKVEAMSDEFNTWDLNKWFKSTWNYGVPVYMSASMDNSGVSDGNLWIKATLNENNPEQRWFQSARIHSKAKINYPMYTEARIKTAHISAFNTFWLNNGDASNRDEIDIIENNSKPSCGCRDKFPTIMNSQYFHADSKLTPVVIRNSSNYNNTDLSEANPLKGVPWNMEYHTVGVWWKDSKNIQFYLDGEPAGNVVVGNHESGDDYPNRLFTRDLEIIFDLWTKDEDWLGGLPAKADLNDNTINTMKIDWVRTWKLEDI, encoded by the coding sequence ATGTTTACTAAAAACTTAATATACTCGATAATTCTTTCTATGAGTCTTAGTGTCACCGGATGCGGAAGTGACGATCCGGAATCGAAAGATAACCAAACTGATAATCAACCCGTGGCAAAGGGGGATGTGTTAATTGTAGAAGAGGATAGTACCTCCGGAGAAGCAAATAGGGTAAATGTATCTGAGAATGATGACTTAGGAATGAATGGTGGGGGAGATGATAATTATGCGAAGGCTACCAATCCGTTGCATGGAAATATTACTGAAATCAGTGACGGTGTATTTGAGTATATACCGAATTACAATTATGATGGGGAGGATAGTTTCTTATATACCATAAATGATAGCAAAGGTAATGAAGCAGTGGCAAAAGTAGATATTATAGTAAATCCTTATATACCTACTAAAGAGGATTTTAATAATATAGACCCTGATCTGCCTTCTTTCGTATCCATAGATAATACTACCCCTTTAGATAAGAAATGGACAAAAGTGGAAGCAATGTCTGATGAATTTAATACCTGGGATTTGAATAAATGGTTTAAATCTACCTGGAATTACGGAGTTCCTGTTTATATGTCGGCATCTATGGACAACTCAGGAGTATCTGATGGGAATTTATGGATTAAAGCTACTTTAAATGAAAATAACCCGGAGCAAAGGTGGTTTCAGTCGGCTAGAATACATTCAAAGGCAAAAATAAATTATCCTATGTATACCGAAGCCAGAATTAAAACGGCTCATATATCTGCTTTCAATACTTTTTGGTTGAATAATGGAGATGCTTCCAATAGGGATGAAATTGATATTATAGAGAATAATTCCAAACCTTCCTGTGGGTGTCGAGATAAATTTCCAACAATTATGAATTCTCAGTATTTTCATGCAGATTCAAAATTAACTCCTGTAGTTATAAGAAATAGTAGTAACTATAACAATACTGATTTATCAGAAGCCAACCCTCTTAAAGGAGTACCGTGGAATATGGAATATCATACGGTAGGAGTATGGTGGAAGGATAGTAAGAATATTCAATTCTATCTGGATGGTGAACCTGCCGGAAACGTAGTGGTAGGTAATCACGAATCAGGAGATGATTACCCGAATCGGTTATTTACCAGAGACCTGGAGATAATTTTTGATTTATGGACAAAAGATGAAGATTGGTTAGGAGGACTTCCAGCCAAAGCAGATTTAAATGACAACACTATAAATACAATGAAAATTGACTGGGTAAGAACCTGGAAATTAGAGGATATCTAA
- a CDS encoding family 16 glycosylhydrolase, producing the protein MTNFKILTVFLLLLSVSCEQVDEDILSADSNDNSEEPDFKNQGSIPVLSNCRLGDINLFDAPVNRAVRATPLAQNGMRGWKIVSELSDEFNYKGGKASPRFQEKWKLGYVNAFTPLPTVWTGAGKQVTFEDDYRGRGNNRLLVLQAEIDKGNQKRLLCGMISSLETSSYPLFQEASVRISNSQLANAVWMISKQTQIEEIDNLEAYGPRIRVDGKQVDNPYFANRLHLSHHTFRQTATQRFDYQPKKDTWMSRKKTNASCSRLNDVVWSEKFHTFGVLWKSPTELVYFVDGKKVKTVRGLKGKDGIDPRGYTTCGKGLTREMHMLISQAAQPWRYGGTDAFFRSKDIKSGPETKMFIDWIRVYSPNGKLNKRACK; encoded by the coding sequence ATGACAAATTTCAAAATTTTAACAGTATTTCTTCTGCTTCTAAGTGTGAGTTGCGAGCAAGTAGATGAAGATATTTTATCAGCAGACAGCAATGACAATTCAGAAGAACCGGACTTTAAAAATCAGGGTTCAATTCCCGTTTTATCTAATTGTAGATTGGGAGACATTAATCTATTTGATGCCCCGGTAAACCGGGCGGTACGAGCTACTCCCTTAGCCCAAAACGGAATGAGAGGCTGGAAAATAGTAAGCGAATTATCTGATGAATTCAACTACAAGGGTGGTAAGGCATCACCTAGATTTCAGGAAAAATGGAAGTTAGGGTATGTTAATGCTTTTACTCCATTACCTACCGTATGGACTGGAGCTGGTAAACAGGTAACTTTTGAGGATGATTATCGTGGCAGAGGTAATAATCGGTTATTAGTTCTTCAAGCTGAAATTGATAAGGGAAATCAAAAACGACTGCTTTGTGGAATGATTTCTTCACTTGAAACTAGTAGTTATCCGCTATTTCAAGAAGCAAGCGTAAGAATCAGTAATTCTCAATTGGCTAATGCCGTTTGGATGATTAGTAAACAAACGCAAATAGAAGAAATTGATAACTTAGAAGCCTACGGTCCAAGAATTAGGGTAGACGGCAAGCAGGTAGATAATCCTTATTTTGCTAACAGATTACATTTAAGTCATCATACTTTTAGACAAACAGCTACGCAAAGATTTGATTACCAACCCAAGAAAGATACCTGGATGTCCAGAAAAAAGACAAATGCTAGTTGTTCCCGATTGAATGACGTGGTCTGGAGTGAGAAATTTCATACTTTCGGAGTTTTATGGAAAAGTCCTACTGAATTGGTCTATTTTGTAGATGGTAAAAAGGTTAAAACGGTAAGAGGGTTAAAAGGAAAAGATGGTATTGATCCAAGAGGTTATACTACTTGTGGTAAAGGTCTTACCAGAGAAATGCATATGTTAATCAGTCAAGCGGCACAACCTTGGAGATACGGAGGTACTGATGCTTTCTTCAGAAGTAAAGATATCAAGTCTGGACCTGAAACAAAAATGTTTATTGACTGGATTAGAGTATACTCACCTAACGGGAAGTTGAATAAACGAGCGTGTAAATAA